A window from Flavobacteriales bacterium encodes these proteins:
- a CDS encoding PD-(D/E)XK nuclease family protein has translation GEKQSVQMPETADAIKVMTIHKSKGLQFPIVIMPFLNWTSSKNGKDKLWIDLDDRFNPLKSALISGGEEVFKNIGQAAVLAEEKNRTLLDTMNLLYVGFTRPEERLYLLTATTRNSFIGKLISDNMQLEISGSGNVSYGTKTSPVRKSKKHGEEWPLQSKPWQRWQDKLRISYESQKQWGESEGLISARFGNLVHEVLSQLTSVRELEQVLQKVSIDFQCNTETALRLKQEVERVLSHEFMQRMFDEQVQSKTEAEIVDASGISHRPDRLVFFPDETIVIDFKTGTERDSHQHQIRLYGELLTQMNCPSVKKYLFYTKDSKLQEVH, from the coding sequence CCGGAGAAAAACAATCGGTGCAAATGCCGGAAACGGCCGATGCAATTAAAGTAATGACCATTCATAAGTCGAAAGGATTACAATTCCCGATTGTGATTATGCCTTTTTTAAATTGGACCAGCTCGAAAAACGGAAAAGATAAATTGTGGATTGATCTGGATGATCGTTTCAACCCCTTAAAATCTGCATTGATTTCCGGTGGCGAAGAGGTCTTTAAAAACATTGGTCAGGCAGCGGTTTTAGCCGAGGAAAAAAACAGAACATTGCTCGATACCATGAATCTGTTGTATGTCGGTTTTACACGACCCGAAGAGCGTTTGTATTTGTTAACGGCTACTACACGGAATAGTTTTATCGGAAAACTCATTTCCGATAACATGCAACTCGAAATAAGTGGTTCAGGAAATGTTTCCTACGGTACAAAAACTTCACCGGTGCGAAAAAGTAAAAAACACGGCGAAGAATGGCCTTTGCAATCGAAACCATGGCAACGCTGGCAGGATAAATTGCGCATCAGTTACGAATCGCAAAAGCAATGGGGAGAGAGCGAGGGATTAATCAGTGCCCGCTTCGGGAATTTGGTGCATGAAGTGTTATCGCAATTAACTTCTGTGCGCGAATTGGAGCAGGTGCTACAAAAAGTAAGCATCGATTTCCAATGCAATACGGAAACAGCACTTCGGCTTAAACAGGAAGTGGAACGTGTACTATCACATGAATTCATGCAGCGAATGTTTGATGAACAGGTACAGTCCAAAACAGAAGCTGAGATTGTCGATGCATCCGGAATCAGTCACCGACCCGATCGTTTGGTGTTTTTTCCTGACGAAACCATTGTGATCGATTTTAAAACAGGAACAGAGCGCGATTCACATCAACATCAGATTCGCTTGTATGGCGAATTACTGACTCAGATGAATTGTCCCTCCGTAAAA